The Streptococcus sp. 29896 genome includes a region encoding these proteins:
- a CDS encoding LacI family DNA-binding transcriptional regulator, whose protein sequence is MTRKLTIKDIAQLAQTSKTTVSFYLNGKFEKMSSETRERIEAVIKETNYRPSALARSLNSKKTGLIGVLVGEIEHPITSQVIAGIEQEARKQGYQVLLGKSQFQVEEEEKILDSMLLQGVEGFIIQPSATLRKYSNLLQQTGGLVFFDSQIFEHRSSWVKSDLYHAVYEAVSQMIDKGYEEFILISAETGRLSTRLEKVAGFVDAVTDKNKTFSEYILADQVFSDDEVEAFLQEHLDQDKETLIVVINIWALPHVYHLMKKMEIAFPKTGLIGFENSEWTDFSTPAISTIVHDGIKVGESAAETLISQLRDQNQEPIHRVIECTTQWKESTK, encoded by the coding sequence GTGACCAGGAAGTTAACCATCAAAGATATAGCACAACTAGCTCAAACATCAAAAACAACAGTTTCTTTCTATCTGAATGGAAAGTTTGAGAAAATGTCGTCTGAGACCAGAGAGCGGATTGAAGCCGTTATCAAGGAGACCAACTACCGACCGAGTGCATTGGCAAGGAGCTTGAACTCGAAAAAAACGGGCTTAATCGGTGTCTTAGTTGGTGAGATTGAACATCCCATCACCAGTCAAGTGATTGCGGGTATTGAGCAAGAAGCACGGAAACAGGGCTACCAAGTCTTGCTGGGAAAAAGCCAGTTTCAAGTAGAAGAGGAAGAAAAAATCTTAGATTCCATGTTGTTACAAGGGGTAGAAGGTTTTATCATCCAGCCTAGTGCAACCCTTCGGAAATACAGTAATCTTTTGCAACAAACAGGTGGCTTGGTCTTTTTTGACAGTCAAATCTTTGAACATCGTTCGAGTTGGGTCAAGTCCGATCTTTACCACGCCGTTTATGAAGCTGTTAGTCAAATGATTGACAAAGGCTACGAAGAATTTATCTTGATTTCTGCAGAGACAGGCCGACTTTCGACCAGACTGGAAAAAGTTGCTGGCTTTGTTGATGCTGTGACAGATAAAAACAAAACATTTTCAGAATATATCCTAGCTGACCAGGTCTTTTCAGATGATGAAGTGGAAGCTTTTTTGCAAGAGCATTTGGACCAGGATAAGGAAACCCTGATTGTTGTTATTAATATTTGGGCGCTGCCACATGTTTATCACCTGATGAAGAAGATGGAAATTGCTTTTCCAAAGACAGGATTGATTGGATTTGAAAATAGTGAATGGACGGATTTTTCTACACCAGCCATTTCAACCATTGTTCATGATGGGATAAAAGTGGGGGAAAGTGCAGCAGAGACCCTTATTAGTCAATTGAGAGATCAAAACCAAGAACCGATTCATCGTGTCATTGAATGCACGACTCAGTGGAAGGAATCGACCAAGTAG
- a CDS encoding glycoside hydrolase family 88 protein — MREIWIDPIFRSEEYKQHPLLTKSDLEDALTQALDQVRLNCERFDGGFPSSYTNDYLYSPHQELKWTNGFWPGLIWLAYDVTKDDYFKVKGQEYSKLMREYLDQHPVAPSHHIGLLYQLSCVADYRSTGSLEARETALLAAQALADRYQEKGQFIQALGEVGDAAEYRLMIEGLMNLQLLFFAYKETGEQLYLKIARQHFHTSVKTVIRSDSSTFRSFYFDPATGHPLHGVTRRGFSDDSSWARGQAWVIYGTSLTYGGLKDPLCIDLFKGVTDYFLNELPEDHVSYWDLLFGDGDDQAKDSSATVIAICGMHEMLKYLPEVDEDKETYRYAMHDMLRSILTNYRNSQLVAGEPLLLQGVYSWQESKGVNQGTIFGDYFYLEALVRFTKDWQSFWK, encoded by the coding sequence ATGAGAGAAATATGGATTGACCCGATCTTTCGATCAGAAGAGTACAAGCAACATCCTCTTTTGACCAAAAGTGATTTAGAGGATGCCTTGACCCAGGCTTTGGACCAAGTGCGATTGAATTGTGAGCGGTTTGATGGTGGTTTTCCATCCTCTTATACTAATGACTATCTCTATAGTCCCCATCAAGAATTAAAATGGACCAATGGCTTTTGGCCAGGTTTGATTTGGTTGGCTTATGATGTGACTAAGGATGACTATTTCAAAGTCAAGGGGCAGGAGTATAGCAAGCTGATGCGGGAGTATTTGGACCAGCACCCAGTAGCTCCATCCCATCATATTGGCTTGCTTTACCAGCTTTCTTGTGTGGCGGATTACCGTTCAACAGGGAGTCTTGAGGCTCGTGAAACAGCCTTGTTGGCTGCTCAAGCCTTAGCAGACCGCTATCAAGAAAAGGGGCAATTTATTCAAGCACTTGGTGAAGTAGGGGATGCTGCAGAGTACCGTCTGATGATTGAAGGCTTGATGAACCTTCAACTCCTCTTTTTTGCTTACAAAGAAACTGGTGAGCAGCTTTATCTTAAAATAGCACGCCAGCATTTTCACACATCAGTGAAGACCGTGATTCGTAGTGATTCATCGACCTTCCGTTCCTTCTACTTTGATCCTGCAACGGGGCACCCCTTACATGGTGTGACTAGAAGAGGATTCAGCGATGATTCTTCTTGGGCACGAGGCCAGGCTTGGGTGATTTATGGAACCAGCTTGACTTATGGAGGCCTCAAGGACCCCTTGTGCATCGACCTCTTCAAGGGTGTGACCGACTATTTCTTAAATGAATTACCAGAAGATCATGTTTCGTACTGGGACCTCTTATTTGGAGATGGAGACGATCAGGCCAAGGATTCGTCAGCAACAGTAATCGCCATTTGTGGTATGCATGAGATGTTGAAATACCTTCCAGAAGTTGATGAAGACAAGGAGACCTATCGCTATGCCATGCACGATATGTTGCGTTCCATCCTGACCAACTATCGTAACAGCCAACTGGTAGCGGGTGAACCACTCTTGTTACAGGGAGTCTATTCTTGGCAAGAATCCAAAGGTGTGAATCAAGGAACCATCTTTGGAGACTATTTCTACCTGGAAGCCCTGGTTCGATTTACAAAAGATTGGCAATCTTTCTGGAAATAA
- a CDS encoding PTS sugar transporter subunit IIA, with product MKIILVAHGQLASGFLQALELITGDNTGLQAIDFCEGTTVKQLEEALEQAVLGQESVLFLSDLMVGIPFKSIGVVQEKFPNVESRLVTGLNLSMLLEANFLKLNSDLDELVSKLVNNGKNAIQSL from the coding sequence ATGAAAATCATTCTAGTCGCACATGGTCAGTTAGCCAGTGGATTTTTGCAGGCCTTAGAGTTGATTACGGGGGACAATACAGGACTTCAAGCCATTGATTTCTGTGAAGGTACGACTGTGAAACAACTGGAAGAAGCCTTAGAACAAGCGGTTTTAGGACAAGAATCTGTCTTGTTTTTGAGTGACTTGATGGTGGGAATTCCCTTCAAGTCTATAGGAGTAGTACAAGAGAAATTTCCAAATGTGGAGTCACGTTTGGTGACGGGTCTAAACCTGTCTATGTTGTTGGAAGCGAATTTTTTGAAGTTAAATTCTGATTTGGATGAACTAGTGAGTAAACTGGTTAACAATGGCAAAAATGCCATCCAAAGCTTGTGA
- a CDS encoding PH domain-containing protein codes for MGLFSGLMGNASQMNNDKVEQELADILLDAEQVEMAFSLVRDLIVFTEYRLILVDKQGMSGKKVSYKSIPYRSISRFTVETSGHFDMDAELKIWISSAAEPAETLQFKSDKSVIAIQKALAAAVLGK; via the coding sequence ATGGGTTTGTTTTCAGGTTTGATGGGCAATGCCTCGCAGATGAATAATGACAAGGTAGAGCAAGAGTTGGCAGACATCCTTCTGGATGCGGAACAGGTAGAAATGGCCTTTAGTTTGGTCCGCGATTTGATTGTCTTTACCGAGTATCGCTTGATTCTGGTGGATAAACAAGGAATGTCAGGCAAGAAGGTTTCATACAAGTCTATTCCCTATCGTTCGATTTCACGATTTACGGTCGAAACCTCCGGTCATTTTGATATGGATGCTGAACTGAAGATTTGGATTTCTTCTGCGGCAGAACCAGCAGAAACTCTCCAATTCAAGAGTGACAAGAGTGTTATCGCCATTCAAAAAGCCCTTGCCGCTGCAGTCTTGGGCAAATAA
- a CDS encoding ATP-binding cassette domain-containing protein, whose product MFYYLRKCKLAIVSYIAVSVVYALILAATGFIYARVSEAALSGDQKAFMTSSVIAVVFFLCDGYFDYLPRYFKFKVINQIMEETRNQLVMVYASEDLGEAAKDSQADKVHVLVHHLNILETTYLTPLLSMVTSILVFSFSLIGALYLQGTMAMIMLALCFIPFLAPVINKGILARVTKDSQEEKNAYLTLFSEFVEALSFIRISTITPVFQEKLAVSSQEYTRRANRFAQKQSQTYAVSYSLSSVVYSGSWIIGGIFVFQGLLNISDLIAMTTLMGTVAGPIQTMSGLLTDYLSSRTVVEELTGLLNRKEEGQAAKPVLKESITSLALEGIDCRYQDHLIVENFSYLFHANKKYAILGKSGSGKTTLLRLLLGIQKPEAGRVLVNKRNLAELDQLALFRKIYYLPQKTNLFTASIGDNLTLFAPLDENKAMVCLRQVGLEDWFYRQGDGFATLLTSSQQLSGGEERRFDLARALYRDAEVFLFDEPTTGLDSQSEQLIADSLEKIKDKLVIVVTHSQEESFLALFDEQVHLSV is encoded by the coding sequence TTGTTTTACTACCTTAGAAAATGCAAGTTGGCAATAGTTTCTTATATTGCTGTGTCGGTGGTCTATGCTCTGATTTTAGCGGCAACGGGTTTTATTTATGCGCGAGTTTCGGAAGCGGCCTTATCTGGTGACCAAAAGGCATTTATGACCAGTTCGGTGATTGCAGTGGTATTCTTTTTATGTGATGGCTATTTTGATTACCTGCCGCGCTATTTCAAGTTTAAGGTAATCAATCAGATTATGGAAGAGACGCGCAATCAATTAGTGATGGTCTATGCGAGTGAGGACTTAGGAGAGGCAGCAAAAGACAGTCAGGCAGATAAGGTCCATGTCTTGGTTCATCATCTGAACATCTTAGAAACTACCTATCTAACGCCGCTTCTATCCATGGTGACAAGCATATTAGTCTTTAGTTTTTCCTTGATTGGAGCTCTCTACCTTCAAGGAACCATGGCTATGATCATGTTGGCGCTCTGCTTTATTCCATTTTTGGCTCCGGTGATTAATAAGGGGATTTTAGCTCGTGTGACTAAGGACAGTCAGGAGGAGAAGAATGCCTATCTCACCTTGTTTAGTGAGTTTGTAGAAGCTCTCTCTTTTATCCGCATCAGCACCATCACGCCAGTTTTTCAAGAAAAGCTGGCGGTATCCAGTCAGGAATACACTAGGCGTGCTAACCGTTTTGCCCAAAAACAATCCCAGACTTATGCGGTTTCCTACAGTTTGAGCAGCGTAGTCTATTCAGGTTCCTGGATTATTGGAGGGATCTTTGTCTTCCAAGGTCTGCTGAACATTTCGGATTTGATTGCTATGACAACCCTGATGGGAACTGTAGCAGGTCCTATCCAAACCATGTCAGGCTTGCTGACGGATTATCTTTCTAGTCGGACGGTTGTGGAGGAGTTGACAGGTCTCTTAAATAGGAAGGAAGAAGGTCAAGCTGCCAAGCCAGTTTTGAAGGAATCCATTACGAGCCTTGCTCTGGAAGGGATTGATTGTCGCTATCAAGACCATCTGATTGTGGAGAATTTTTCTTATCTTTTTCACGCCAATAAAAAATATGCTATCTTGGGCAAGAGCGGGAGTGGGAAGACGACCTTGCTCCGCCTCTTGCTGGGGATTCAGAAACCAGAAGCTGGAAGAGTCCTGGTCAATAAGAGGAATCTGGCAGAACTGGATCAGCTTGCCCTCTTTCGGAAAATCTACTACCTACCGCAGAAAACCAATCTATTTACAGCTAGTATCGGGGATAATTTGACCTTGTTTGCGCCTTTAGATGAGAATAAAGCAATGGTTTGTTTACGGCAAGTTGGTTTAGAGGACTGGTTCTATCGGCAGGGAGATGGATTTGCTACTCTCTTGACCTCTTCTCAGCAATTATCAGGTGGGGAAGAGAGACGGTTTGATTTGGCGCGTGCCCTTTACCGTGATGCAGAGGTCTTTTTATTTGATGAACCTACAACAGGTTTAGATTCTCAAAGCGAACAATTGATTGCAGATAGTCTCGAGAAAATAAAGGACAAACTGGTGATTGTTGTGACACACTCTCAGGAGGAAAGTTTTTTAGCCCTCTTTGATGAGCAGGTCCATCTATCAGTTTGA
- a CDS encoding peptide chain release factor 3, with protein sequence MSLQEEIKKRRTFAIISHPDAGKTTITEQLLYFGGEIREAGTVKGKKTGNFAKSDWMDIEKQRGISVTSSVMQFDYAGKRVNILDTPGHEDFSEDTYRTLMAVDAAVMVVDSAKGIEAQTKKLFEVVKHRNIPVFTFINKLDRDGREPLDLLQELEEVLGIASYPMNWPIGMGKSFEGLYDLHNKRLELYRSDERFASLDEGDKLFGSNPFYAQVLDDIELLAEAGNEFSEQAILDGDLTPVFFGSALTNFGVQTFLDTFLEFAPEPHGHKTTTGDVIDPLNKDFSGFVFKIQANMDPRHRDRIAFVRVVSGEFERGMAVNLPRTGKGAKLSNVTQFMAESRENVENAVAGDIIGVYDTGTYQVGDTLTVGKNKFEFEPLPTFTPEIFMKVSAKNVMKQKSFHKGIEQLVQEGAIQLYKNYQTGEYMLGAVGQLQFEVFKHRMEGEYNAEVVMTPMGKKTVRWIKPEDLDERMSSSRNILAKDRFDQPVFLFENDFALRWFADKYPDVELEEKM encoded by the coding sequence ATGTCACTACAAGAAGAAATCAAGAAACGCCGCACCTTTGCGATCATCTCTCACCCGGACGCGGGTAAGACCACAATTACTGAGCAGTTGCTCTACTTTGGGGGTGAAATTCGTGAAGCAGGTACGGTCAAGGGGAAAAAGACTGGTAACTTTGCCAAGTCTGACTGGATGGATATCGAGAAACAGCGTGGTATCTCTGTTACATCGTCTGTTATGCAGTTTGACTATGCGGGCAAACGGGTCAATATCCTGGACACACCAGGGCACGAGGACTTCTCTGAGGATACCTATCGGACCTTGATGGCGGTGGATGCGGCTGTCATGGTGGTGGACTCTGCCAAAGGTATCGAGGCCCAAACCAAAAAACTCTTTGAGGTTGTTAAGCACCGCAACATTCCTGTTTTTACCTTTATCAACAAGTTGGACCGTGATGGTCGTGAGCCGCTTGATTTGTTGCAGGAATTGGAAGAAGTCTTGGGCATTGCCAGCTACCCCATGAACTGGCCCATCGGTATGGGGAAATCTTTTGAGGGACTTTATGACCTCCATAACAAACGCTTGGAACTCTACCGTAGCGATGAGCGTTTTGCAAGCTTGGATGAGGGTGATAAGTTATTTGGCTCTAACCCATTTTATGCTCAAGTTCTGGATGATATTGAGCTTTTGGCGGAAGCTGGGAATGAATTTTCAGAGCAGGCGATTTTGGACGGCGATTTGACACCTGTTTTCTTCGGTTCAGCCCTGACCAACTTTGGTGTGCAGACCTTCCTTGACACCTTCTTGGAATTTGCTCCAGAGCCACATGGTCACAAGACAACGACAGGGGATGTTATTGACCCGCTCAACAAAGATTTTTCAGGTTTTGTTTTCAAAATCCAAGCCAATATGGACCCTCGTCACCGCGACCGCATTGCCTTTGTCCGTGTGGTTTCGGGCGAATTTGAACGCGGTATGGCGGTCAACCTGCCTCGTACAGGCAAGGGAGCCAAGCTGTCCAACGTGACCCAGTTCATGGCAGAGTCCCGTGAGAATGTGGAAAATGCAGTAGCGGGGGACATTATCGGGGTTTACGATACAGGGACTTATCAGGTAGGAGATACCTTGACCGTAGGCAAGAACAAGTTTGAGTTCGAACCGCTGCCAACCTTTACTCCGGAAATTTTCATGAAAGTATCTGCTAAAAACGTCATGAAACAAAAATCCTTCCACAAGGGAATCGAGCAACTGGTGCAAGAAGGAGCTATCCAGCTCTACAAGAACTACCAGACTGGCGAGTATATGCTGGGTGCCGTTGGTCAGCTTCAGTTTGAAGTCTTCAAACACCGCATGGAAGGCGAGTATAACGCAGAAGTGGTCATGACCCCAATGGGTAAAAAGACAGTCCGTTGGATCAAGCCAGAAGACCTGGATGAACGGATGTCTTCAAGTCGTAATATTCTCGCCAAAGACCGCTTTGACCAACCTGTCTTCCTCTTTGAAAACGACTTCGCCCTCCGCTGGTTTGCGGACAAGTATCCGGATGTGGAGTTGGAAGAGAAGATGTGA
- a CDS encoding UDP-N-acetylmuramoyl-tripeptide--D-alanyl-D-alanine ligase, translated as MKLTLHEVAQVLGAKNDISLYTDTALNKVEFDSRIVTTGDLFVPLKGARDGHDFIPVAFENGCAVTLSEVSLDVPHILVDDCLAALQQLAAYYLEKIGVEVIAVTGSNGKTTTKDMIHDVLATTYKTYKTQGNYNNEIGLPYTVLHMPDDTEKLVLEMGQDHLGDIHLLSEIAKPSLSVITLFGEAHLEFFGSREEIAKGKLQIADGMEAGSKLLIPADPIADKLLPSHVELIRFGEQADLQVTSLVESKDSLTFTVNFMDGDIFLPVTGKYNATNAMVASYVGKTLGVPDEAITSALASLNLTRNRTEWKKAANGADILSDVYNANPTAMRLILETFSSIPANEGGKKIAVLADMKELGSQSVDLHNQMILSLSPDVLDTVIFYGQDIEELAQLASQMFPIGQVYFFRKNVEEDQFEDLVKQVKEVLGGKDQILFKGSNSMNLGKVVEVLEA; from the coding sequence ATGAAATTAACCCTACACGAAGTCGCTCAGGTATTGGGCGCAAAAAATGATATTAGTCTTTATACCGATACTGCGCTCAACAAGGTCGAGTTCGATAGTCGAATCGTCACAACTGGCGACCTCTTTGTTCCCCTTAAGGGAGCGCGTGACGGTCATGACTTTATTCCTGTAGCTTTTGAAAATGGCTGCGCAGTAACCCTGTCTGAAGTCAGCCTTGATGTTCCCCACATCCTAGTAGATGACTGCTTGGCTGCGCTTCAACAATTAGCGGCCTACTACCTAGAGAAAATAGGGGTAGAAGTCATTGCCGTGACAGGATCAAACGGTAAAACGACCACCAAGGACATGATTCACGATGTTCTAGCGACGACTTACAAGACTTACAAGACACAAGGCAACTACAACAACGAAATTGGTCTGCCATACACCGTCCTTCATATGCCTGACGATACAGAAAAACTGGTCTTGGAAATGGGGCAGGACCACTTGGGCGACATTCATCTCCTATCTGAAATTGCCAAACCAAGTCTATCAGTTATTACCCTTTTTGGAGAAGCCCATCTGGAATTTTTCGGCTCACGAGAAGAGATTGCCAAAGGAAAATTACAGATTGCGGACGGAATGGAAGCAGGTAGCAAGCTACTGATCCCAGCTGATCCGATTGCGGATAAGCTCTTGCCGAGCCATGTAGAACTTATTCGCTTCGGTGAGCAGGCTGATTTGCAGGTGACCAGTCTGGTCGAGTCAAAAGATAGCCTGACCTTCACCGTCAACTTTATGGACGGCGATATTTTCCTACCTGTAACGGGCAAGTACAATGCCACCAACGCTATGGTCGCCAGCTACGTGGGCAAGACCTTGGGTGTGCCTGATGAGGCAATCACCTCAGCCCTAGCCAGTCTTAACTTGACCCGCAACCGCACCGAGTGGAAGAAGGCAGCAAACGGAGCAGATATTCTCAGCGATGTCTACAATGCCAATCCAACGGCTATGCGCTTGATTTTGGAAACCTTCTCCAGCATTCCAGCCAATGAAGGCGGCAAGAAAATCGCTGTTTTAGCAGATATGAAAGAACTGGGGAGCCAGTCAGTCGATCTCCACAATCAGATGATTCTAAGCCTGTCGCCTGATGTGCTAGACACCGTCATTTTCTACGGTCAGGACATTGAAGAATTGGCCCAGCTGGCTAGTCAGATGTTTCCAATTGGACAAGTCTATTTCTTTAGGAAAAATGTAGAAGAGGACCAATTTGAAGACCTGGTGAAGCAAGTCAAGGAAGTCCTTGGAGGGAAAGATCAAATCCTCTTCAAAGGTTCCAATTCCATGAATCTTGGAAAAGTGGTGGAAGTCTTGGAAGCATAG
- a CDS encoding ABC transporter ATP-binding protein → MKTLIFENISKTFQDGSQTITALKPTNFSIEEGEFVAIIGPSGSGKSTFLTLAGGLQTPTTGRVLINQSDYSDLPEKKRAKLRYKDIGFVLQASNLIPFLTVEKQLTLVDKVNKKADPSKRNELLSELGVDHLKNKFPKDLSGGERQRVAIARALYNDPALILADEPTASLDSNRAFEVVELLAKEAKERNKSIIMVTHDQRMIEKCDKVYEMKDGVLTQVR, encoded by the coding sequence ATGAAAACACTTATTTTTGAAAATATTAGTAAAACCTTCCAAGATGGCAGTCAAACCATTACGGCTCTTAAACCGACTAATTTTAGCATTGAAGAAGGCGAATTTGTTGCCATTATTGGACCGTCTGGTTCTGGTAAGTCAACATTTTTGACCTTGGCAGGTGGTTTACAAACACCGACAACAGGTCGTGTTTTAATCAATCAATCGGATTATTCTGATTTACCTGAGAAAAAACGTGCCAAATTACGCTATAAGGACATTGGTTTTGTCTTGCAGGCTTCCAATTTGATCCCATTTTTAACAGTCGAAAAACAATTAACCTTGGTTGATAAGGTCAATAAGAAAGCTGATCCGAGCAAGCGAAACGAGCTTCTATCTGAATTGGGTGTGGACCATCTCAAAAACAAGTTCCCTAAGGATTTGTCAGGCGGAGAGCGGCAGCGTGTGGCTATTGCACGTGCACTCTACAATGATCCAGCCTTGATTCTTGCTGATGAACCGACAGCCAGTCTAGATAGTAATCGTGCTTTTGAAGTGGTTGAGTTATTAGCGAAGGAAGCCAAAGAACGAAACAAATCCATCATCATGGTAACGCATGACCAGCGCATGATTGAAAAATGTGACAAGGTATATGAGATGAAAGATGGCGTCCTCACTCAAGTTCGATAA
- a CDS encoding ABC transporter permease, which produces MFLAIEEMRQNKLRYGLILGLLILISYLVFFLTGLAYGLMQENRTAVDKWQADYVLLNSESNRLITASKIDTALLGQLDAGNKALIRQQAGVAYVDENATSDEKEKVNIFAVEPDSFIIPNIVEGRLYKKTGEVVVDKTLSEVEGFGLGDEVYLSGTDEKVTIVGYTDNAYFGVAPVVYMDITAFAELMQADKQQAATSNLASAIVVRGDVASVPDELEKVAIADFIENLPGYKAQNMTFGFMIGFLIIISAIVIGIFIFVLTTQKSPIFGLMKIQGLSNGYISGSVLAQTFLLAGLGTVLGLAGTYLSSLALPSAVPFENNWTFYIAIGLALVVFALLGASFSVRSIFKVDPLRNLS; this is translated from the coding sequence ATGTTTTTAGCAATCGAAGAAATGCGACAGAACAAACTACGTTACGGCTTGATTTTGGGTTTGTTAATCCTGATTTCCTACTTGGTCTTTTTCCTGACAGGTTTGGCTTATGGTCTCATGCAGGAGAATAGAACAGCTGTTGACAAGTGGCAGGCAGATTATGTTTTGCTTAATTCAGAAAGCAATCGCTTGATAACAGCATCCAAAATTGATACAGCCTTGCTTGGTCAGCTAGACGCTGGTAACAAGGCCTTGATTCGCCAACAGGCAGGAGTTGCCTATGTGGATGAAAATGCCACCTCAGATGAAAAAGAAAAGGTAAACATCTTTGCCGTTGAGCCTGATAGTTTTATCATCCCAAATATTGTAGAAGGTCGTTTGTATAAAAAAACGGGAGAAGTCGTTGTAGACAAAACCTTGTCAGAAGTAGAAGGATTTGGGCTAGGTGATGAAGTCTATCTGTCGGGAACTGATGAAAAAGTGACCATTGTAGGTTATACAGACAATGCTTATTTTGGAGTGGCGCCTGTTGTCTATATGGACATTACGGCATTTGCAGAATTGATGCAGGCTGATAAACAACAAGCAGCAACGAGTAATCTTGCCAGTGCCATTGTCGTTCGTGGAGATGTCGCATCTGTACCAGATGAGCTGGAAAAAGTTGCCATTGCAGACTTTATTGAAAATCTGCCAGGATATAAGGCACAAAATATGACCTTTGGCTTTATGATAGGATTCTTGATTATCATCTCAGCCATTGTGATTGGTATTTTTATCTTTGTTTTGACAACACAGAAATCACCGATTTTTGGCTTGATGAAAATTCAAGGTCTTTCAAATGGCTATATTTCAGGTTCTGTATTGGCTCAAACCTTCCTACTTGCTGGTTTGGGAACCGTCCTTGGATTGGCTGGAACTTATTTGTCATCCCTTGCCTTGCCAAGCGCTGTTCCATTTGAGAATAACTGGACCTTCTATATTGCAATCGGCTTAGCACTAGTTGTATTTGCCCTATTAGGTGCTAGTTTCTCTGTACGTTCTATCTTTAAGGTAGATCCATTACGAAATCTATCTTAG
- a CDS encoding OsmC family protein, with the protein MYQTTVKGEGLFQALSQGYGEPIRTFGVTEKGETPVSLVNIGLAACVTMCVQGYYASQEGNNTMPVQVSSQLEDRQFEVSIRLAEKVSEEKQAAILAYVEQKCKVKALLSDDISFAIHFGLLEEV; encoded by the coding sequence ATGTATCAAACAACAGTAAAAGGGGAAGGTCTGTTTCAGGCTCTTTCTCAAGGTTATGGTGAACCGATTCGGACCTTTGGGGTGACGGAGAAGGGTGAGACTCCGGTTAGTCTAGTGAATATCGGTTTGGCTGCCTGTGTGACCATGTGTGTGCAGGGCTATTATGCAAGCCAAGAAGGCAATAACACCATGCCAGTTCAAGTTTCTTCTCAGCTGGAAGATAGACAATTCGAAGTGTCTATCCGATTGGCTGAAAAAGTTTCGGAAGAAAAGCAGGCTGCCATCTTAGCCTATGTGGAGCAGAAATGCAAGGTAAAAGCGCTCTTGAGTGACGACATCAGTTTCGCCATCCACTTTGGACTGTTGGAAGAGGTCTAG
- a CDS encoding D-alanine--D-alanine ligase, with amino-acid sequence MSKETLILLYGGRSAEREVSVLSAESVMRAINYDKFFVKTYFITQTGDFIKTQEFTQTPAADEKLMTNATIVANQQVRPSDIYEENAVVFPVLHGPMGEDGSIQGFLEVLRMPYVGTNILSSSVAMDKITTKRVLESAGISQVPYVAVIEGENIDDKIAEIEGKLTYPVFVKPANMGSSVGISKAEDLAGLRKALDLAFKYDSRVLVEQGVNAREIEVGLLGNADVKTTLPGEVVKDVAFYDYDAKYIDNKITMEIPAKIDESIMDTMRDNATKAFRAIGGCGLSRCDFFLTEDGDIFLNELNTMPGFTQWSMYPLLWDNMGLVYPDLIEELVRLAKEMFEKRESHLI; translated from the coding sequence ATGTCAAAAGAAACCTTGATTTTACTATACGGTGGCCGATCAGCAGAGCGTGAAGTATCCGTTTTATCAGCTGAAAGCGTCATGCGTGCCATCAATTATGATAAATTTTTTGTCAAAACCTATTTCATCACACAAACTGGGGACTTTATTAAGACGCAGGAATTTACCCAAACTCCAGCTGCTGATGAAAAACTCATGACCAATGCGACCATTGTGGCAAACCAGCAAGTGCGTCCAAGCGATATTTACGAAGAAAATGCGGTTGTCTTCCCTGTCCTTCACGGACCGATGGGGGAAGATGGCTCGATCCAAGGCTTCTTGGAAGTGCTTCGTATGCCGTATGTTGGCACCAATATCTTGTCTTCCAGCGTTGCTATGGACAAAATCACTACCAAGCGTGTTCTTGAATCAGCAGGAATCTCCCAAGTACCTTATGTGGCAGTTATCGAGGGTGAAAATATCGACGATAAGATTGCAGAGATTGAAGGAAAATTGACTTACCCAGTCTTTGTTAAACCAGCTAATATGGGGTCAAGTGTCGGTATCTCAAAAGCTGAGGATTTAGCTGGCTTGCGTAAGGCGCTTGATCTGGCCTTCAAGTATGACAGCCGTGTCCTCGTTGAGCAGGGTGTTAATGCGCGTGAGATTGAGGTTGGTCTTTTGGGAAATGCTGACGTGAAAACGACACTTCCTGGTGAAGTAGTCAAAGACGTTGCTTTTTATGACTACGATGCCAAATACATCGACAACAAGATTACTATGGAAATCCCAGCTAAGATTGATGAGTCTATCATGGACACTATGCGGGACAATGCTACCAAGGCCTTTCGTGCTATCGGTGGTTGTGGTCTCTCTCGCTGTGATTTCTTCCTGACAGAAGACGGAGACATCTTCCTCAATGAGCTCAACACCATGCCAGGATTTACCCAGTGGTCTATGTATCCACTCCTTTGGGATAATATGGGCTTGGTTTATCCAGATTTGATTGAAGAGCTTGTTCGTTTGGCCAAGGAAATGTTTGAAAAACGCGAAAGTCATTTGATTTAA